A region of uncultured Draconibacterium sp. DNA encodes the following proteins:
- the hcp gene encoding hydroxylamine reductase: MSMFCFQCQEAAKGTGCTIAGVCGKTSDVANLQDTLLYVLKGICWYNEKLRAVGANPNKVDKFVFDGLFSTITNANFDAAVFTKRIIKALQLRNELHVLSKEAGVVLPEELPAIATWTGNTTEEFEAKAEEVGVLSTENEDIRSLRELIIYGVKGLAAYAEHAYNLGSQKDEIFAFMQRALVATTEDLSVDELVALTLETGKFGVDVMALLDAANTGSYGNPEATKVNIGVRNNPAILISGHDMKDMEELLKQTEGTGVDVYTHSEMLPAHYYPAFKKYEHLVGNYGNAWWKQNTEFESFNGPILFTTNCIVPPKASATYTDRIYTTGASGLNGAIHIPDRKDGNMKDFSAIIEHAKKCAAPQEIETGEIVGGFAHAQVFALADKIVDAVKSGAIKKFFVMAGCDGRMKSRDYYTQFAEQLPQDTVILTAGCAKYRYNKLPLGDIGGIPRVIDAGQCNDSYSLAVIALKLKEVFELNDINELPIAYNIAWYEQKAVIVLLALLHLGVKNIHLGPTLPAFLSPNVANVLVENFGIGGITEVEQDLELFMSAV, translated from the coding sequence ATGAGTATGTTTTGTTTTCAATGTCAGGAAGCAGCCAAAGGAACCGGCTGTACTATTGCAGGAGTATGTGGAAAAACCAGTGATGTAGCTAATTTACAAGATACTTTACTTTACGTATTAAAAGGTATTTGCTGGTATAACGAGAAATTAAGAGCAGTTGGCGCCAACCCAAATAAAGTTGACAAGTTTGTTTTCGATGGTTTGTTCAGCACCATTACCAATGCCAATTTTGATGCAGCGGTATTTACCAAACGAATCATAAAAGCACTTCAGTTAAGAAACGAATTGCATGTATTAAGCAAAGAAGCTGGTGTGGTTTTGCCCGAAGAACTTCCGGCCATTGCAACATGGACAGGAAATACTACCGAAGAATTTGAAGCCAAAGCGGAAGAAGTTGGTGTATTGAGCACTGAAAATGAAGATATCCGCTCGTTACGCGAGTTAATTATTTACGGCGTAAAAGGTTTGGCAGCCTATGCCGAGCACGCTTACAACCTGGGAAGCCAGAAAGATGAGATTTTTGCTTTTATGCAACGTGCACTGGTTGCCACCACCGAAGATTTAAGTGTTGACGAACTGGTTGCCTTAACCTTGGAAACCGGAAAATTTGGTGTTGATGTAATGGCATTACTGGATGCTGCCAACACCGGTTCATACGGAAATCCTGAGGCTACAAAAGTAAATATCGGGGTGCGTAATAATCCGGCAATCCTGATTTCGGGTCACGATATGAAAGATATGGAAGAGTTGCTGAAGCAGACAGAAGGAACCGGCGTTGATGTATACACCCATAGCGAAATGTTGCCGGCACACTACTATCCGGCGTTCAAAAAATACGAACACCTGGTGGGTAACTACGGAAATGCATGGTGGAAACAAAATACTGAATTCGAGAGTTTTAACGGACCGATTCTGTTTACCACCAACTGTATTGTTCCGCCAAAAGCATCGGCAACCTACACCGACCGGATTTATACAACCGGTGCATCAGGTCTTAACGGAGCCATCCATATTCCGGATCGCAAAGATGGCAACATGAAAGATTTCAGCGCCATTATCGAGCATGCCAAAAAATGTGCTGCACCACAGGAAATTGAAACCGGAGAAATTGTTGGTGGATTTGCACACGCACAGGTTTTCGCGCTGGCCGACAAAATTGTTGACGCTGTAAAATCAGGAGCTATCAAGAAATTCTTTGTAATGGCCGGCTGCGACGGACGTATGAAAAGCCGCGATTACTACACTCAATTTGCTGAGCAATTACCACAAGACACCGTGATTCTTACAGCAGGTTGTGCAAAATACCGTTACAACAAATTACCATTGGGTGATATTGGCGGAATTCCACGCGTTATCGATGCCGGACAATGTAACGACTCGTATTCGCTGGCAGTTATTGCCTTAAAACTGAAAGAGGTATTTGAGCTGAACGATATTAACGAACTACCAATTGCATACAACATTGCCTGGTACGAGCAAAAAGCAGTAATTGTGTTACTGGCTCTGTTGCACCTGGGCGTAAAAAACATACACCTTGGGCCAACACTTCCGGCTTTCCTTTCGCCAAACGTAGCTAATGTATTGGTTGAAAATTTCGGAATCGGCGGTATTACCGAGGTTGAACAAGATTTGGAATTATTTATGAGCGCAGTTTAG
- a CDS encoding class II fructose-bisphosphate aldolase: protein MAVSYKDLGLTNTKEMFAKAVEGGYAVPAYNFNNLEQMQAILQACVETKSPVILQVSSGARNYANATLLRNMARGAVEYVKELGCEIPVVLHLDHGDTFELCKDCIDNGFSSVMIDGSHHSYEENVSLTKKVVEYAHANGVSVEGELGVLAGVEDDVVAEESTYTRPEEVEDFVKRTGVDSLAISIGTSHGAHKFTPEQCTKNEDGVLVPPPLKFDILEEIEKRIPGFPIVLHGSSSVPMDQVEIINANGGDLKAAVGIPEEQLRKAASSAVCKINIDSDGRLAMTAAIRKTMNEKPGEFDPRKYLGPARDSLKELYKHKNENVLGSAGKA from the coding sequence ATGGCAGTAAGTTACAAAGACTTAGGCTTGACGAACACGAAAGAAATGTTCGCAAAAGCAGTTGAAGGCGGATATGCTGTTCCGGCTTACAACTTTAATAACCTTGAGCAAATGCAGGCTATTCTTCAGGCTTGTGTTGAAACAAAATCACCGGTAATTCTTCAGGTATCATCAGGTGCACGTAATTATGCTAACGCTACTTTGTTGCGTAACATGGCGCGAGGTGCAGTTGAGTATGTAAAAGAACTGGGTTGCGAAATTCCTGTTGTTCTTCACCTGGATCATGGCGATACTTTTGAATTGTGTAAAGACTGTATTGATAATGGTTTCTCTTCAGTAATGATCGATGGTTCGCACCATTCGTACGAAGAAAACGTGTCATTAACTAAAAAAGTTGTTGAATACGCACATGCAAACGGTGTATCTGTAGAAGGTGAGCTGGGTGTTTTAGCAGGTGTTGAAGACGACGTAGTTGCTGAAGAATCGACTTATACAAGACCGGAAGAGGTTGAAGATTTTGTTAAACGTACCGGTGTTGATTCACTGGCTATTTCAATTGGTACTTCTCACGGAGCACACAAATTTACTCCTGAGCAGTGTACTAAAAACGAAGACGGTGTTTTGGTTCCTCCTCCATTAAAATTCGATATCCTGGAAGAAATTGAAAAACGTATTCCTGGTTTCCCAATCGTTCTTCACGGTTCTTCTTCTGTTCCAATGGATCAGGTAGAAATTATTAATGCAAACGGTGGCGATTTGAAAGCTGCTGTAGGTATTCCTGAAGAGCAATTGCGTAAAGCGGCTTCTTCTGCAGTATGTAAAATTAACATCGACTCTGATGGTCGTTTGGCTATGACTGCTGCTATCCGCAAAACAATGAATGAAAAACCGGGTGAATTTGATCCTCGTAAATATTTAGGACCAGCTCGCGACTCATTGAAAGAGTTGTACAAGCACAAAAACGAAAACGTTTTGGGTTCGGCAGGAAAAGCTTAG
- a CDS encoding two-component regulator propeller domain-containing protein, with amino-acid sequence MIVKQGHIGILGILLIFSFQINRVVAQPEFLPLNHLGTDEGLSSSSVTCIVQDQNGFMWIGTRKGLNRFDGYHFKTYGYDEKELVNNAMPDNLILSMCIDDNNNLYVGSNSGLSFYDPERDKLHSFKHDSLSCLYNLPIQARAIQVDKNGLVYIASSNGIYYFDPQKNTVEHINNLGISVIDDVFLTSDGRLWFGSANGLAVLNPETKETEWVEEGVGNEDYSGTRMGKIIEDRSGTIWAASYAHGLFMVVRNDEGETRLKNFMHDPNQPGTISENRLLSLVTDKDNNIWVGAENDGIYCLDKNRQHFKQFLSAKSDPLVAQTYSGECLFIDSGDNLWIGTYANGVQIAPENGEAIVSYSKFKGGDLSNTNNMVNAFFELNDSTIAITTDGGGVNFMNKNTGFFTNLNTSNSDLPNDYVLSIIEDEDGNGWLATWGSGLVRFDGKSEVFTRFDTENSPIPDDNLFHVCPGNNSDLLIATFNSGVVRYFPKENRWEVFNAENSDLPANYVNVIRRADDESFFIGTNSGLARYFPENNSFTNCLLTKEMETLSAAHIYDIFVESPASVWVGSLSGLYHFNPKTGDVHTFTVNDGLPNNTVNGIVKDADGYLWFSTSDGLCRYNDNQNVFECYYSDDGLQSNEFRPRSALIDSDNNLYFGGINGFSIINPGKLKKNEHVPVVKLTELEIFNKVVYPNEPGSPLKRVISEVDEIKIPEKQSVLTFHFSVLDFASPAKNQHAYMLGNFDKDWIYCGTRHQTTYTNLDPGTYILRVKGANGDGLWNEEGIALKIIIVPPWWKSWWFILILFVFFVCIFWFVNHIRVRSLEQQKQKLERAVARRTSELAEINATKDKLFSVIAHDLRNPFNVILGYTDVLIEGYQKFDKKMMEQILENLKAAGDGAFALLENLMNWSRSQRGMIEFSPKSIVLADFIELALFEIEAVAKKKGVAIENRIVDKSIDVFADNNMLLLIFRNLLTNAIKFSNPNSSVYIVKGNSDDRFITLGIRDEGIGMEPDRMKDLFHSKEQQTMPGTKGEKGSGLGLMLCKEFIERHKGKIWVESSLGKGSVFWITVPLNDKVFDHL; translated from the coding sequence ATGATAGTTAAACAAGGACATATAGGTATTCTCGGAATTCTTCTGATCTTTTCTTTTCAGATAAATCGTGTTGTTGCGCAACCCGAATTTCTTCCTTTAAATCATTTAGGAACTGATGAGGGTTTATCTTCATCATCTGTTACATGTATTGTTCAGGATCAAAACGGTTTTATGTGGATTGGAACCCGTAAAGGCCTTAATCGTTTTGATGGTTACCATTTTAAAACCTACGGGTATGATGAAAAAGAACTGGTGAATAACGCCATGCCTGACAATCTGATTCTTTCCATGTGCATCGATGATAATAACAATTTGTATGTGGGGTCCAATTCCGGCTTAAGTTTTTATGATCCGGAACGGGATAAGTTGCACAGTTTTAAACACGATTCATTGTCTTGTTTATACAATCTTCCCATTCAGGCAAGAGCCATACAAGTGGACAAAAATGGTTTGGTATATATTGCCAGTTCCAACGGAATCTATTATTTCGACCCGCAGAAAAATACCGTTGAGCATATAAATAATTTAGGCATTTCTGTAATTGATGATGTGTTTCTTACCTCCGACGGACGGCTTTGGTTCGGCTCGGCCAATGGACTGGCCGTGCTAAATCCCGAAACGAAGGAAACAGAATGGGTAGAAGAAGGTGTTGGTAATGAAGATTACTCCGGAACAAGAATGGGTAAAATTATTGAAGACCGCTCGGGAACAATTTGGGCCGCAAGTTATGCGCACGGGCTGTTTATGGTGGTAAGGAATGACGAAGGTGAAACGCGTTTAAAAAATTTCATGCACGATCCGAACCAGCCGGGCACTATTTCTGAAAACCGTTTGTTAAGCCTTGTAACCGACAAGGACAATAATATTTGGGTAGGGGCCGAAAACGACGGGATTTATTGCCTCGACAAAAATCGGCAACATTTTAAACAATTTTTGTCTGCTAAATCCGATCCACTGGTTGCTCAAACCTATTCAGGCGAATGTCTTTTTATCGATAGCGGCGACAATTTATGGATAGGAACTTATGCAAACGGAGTACAGATAGCTCCTGAAAATGGGGAGGCGATCGTGTCGTACAGCAAGTTTAAAGGTGGAGACCTGAGCAATACCAACAATATGGTAAATGCTTTTTTTGAGCTTAACGACAGCACCATTGCCATAACTACCGATGGGGGTGGAGTGAATTTTATGAATAAGAATACCGGGTTTTTTACCAATCTGAATACTTCAAATTCTGATTTACCCAACGATTATGTGTTGTCGATAATTGAAGATGAGGATGGCAACGGCTGGTTGGCGACCTGGGGATCGGGCCTGGTGCGTTTTGATGGTAAAAGCGAAGTGTTTACCCGGTTTGATACGGAGAACTCTCCAATTCCGGATGATAACCTGTTTCATGTTTGCCCTGGCAACAATTCCGACTTGTTAATTGCCACATTCAATTCGGGGGTTGTACGGTATTTTCCAAAAGAAAACAGGTGGGAAGTGTTTAATGCTGAAAACAGCGATCTTCCGGCAAACTATGTAAACGTAATCCGCAGGGCTGATGATGAATCCTTTTTTATAGGAACGAACTCGGGTTTGGCACGGTACTTTCCCGAAAATAATTCGTTTACCAATTGCTTGCTTACGAAAGAAATGGAAACGCTGAGTGCGGCTCATATCTACGATATTTTTGTTGAAAGTCCTGCTTCGGTATGGGTGGGGAGCTTGTCGGGTTTATATCATTTTAACCCTAAAACCGGAGATGTACACACTTTCACGGTAAATGACGGCTTGCCCAATAATACCGTGAATGGTATTGTAAAGGATGCCGACGGTTATTTGTGGTTTTCAACATCTGACGGATTGTGTCGCTACAATGATAATCAGAATGTATTTGAATGTTATTACAGCGACGACGGTTTACAGAGCAATGAATTCAGGCCGAGAAGCGCGTTGATTGATTCGGATAACAATTTGTATTTTGGAGGTATCAACGGCTTTAGCATTATCAATCCCGGGAAGCTGAAAAAGAATGAACATGTGCCGGTTGTAAAATTGACAGAACTGGAGATCTTTAACAAAGTAGTTTATCCGAATGAGCCGGGATCGCCACTGAAAAGAGTAATTTCAGAAGTTGATGAGATTAAGATTCCTGAAAAACAATCGGTTTTAACCTTTCATTTTAGTGTTTTGGATTTTGCCAGCCCCGCAAAAAATCAACATGCTTACATGCTCGGAAATTTCGATAAAGATTGGATTTATTGCGGAACAAGGCACCAGACAACTTACACCAATCTCGATCCGGGAACCTATATTTTGCGGGTAAAAGGTGCCAACGGTGATGGACTTTGGAACGAAGAAGGAATTGCATTGAAGATTATAATTGTACCTCCGTGGTGGAAAAGCTGGTGGTTTATTTTAATTCTGTTCGTATTTTTTGTTTGTATTTTCTGGTTTGTCAATCACATAAGAGTCAGGTCGCTCGAGCAGCAAAAACAGAAACTGGAAAGGGCTGTTGCCAGGCGAACCAGCGAACTTGCAGAAATAAATGCCACCAAGGATAAATTATTTTCGGTTATTGCCCACGACCTTCGAAACCCGTTTAATGTAATTCTGGGGTATACCGATGTGTTAATCGAGGGGTATCAAAAATTCGACAAGAAAATGATGGAGCAGATTCTTGAGAACCTAAAGGCGGCAGGTGACGGTGCTTTTGCTTTGCTCGAGAATCTGATGAACTGGTCGAGGTCGCAGCGGGGAATGATTGAGTTTTCTCCAAAATCAATTGTTCTTGCTGATTTTATAGAACTGGCTCTTTTCGAGATTGAGGCAGTAGCAAAGAAAAAGGGAGTTGCGATTGAAAACCGGATTGTGGATAAATCAATAGATGTGTTTGCCGATAATAATATGCTTCTGCTCATTTTCAGGAATTTGCTTACCAATGCGATAAAATTCAGCAATCCCAACAGTTCGGTTTACATTGTAAAAGGGAATTCGGATGATCGTTTTATAACACTGGGAATTCGCGATGAAGGTATTGGAATGGAGCCCGATAGAATGAAGGATTTATTTCACTCGAAGGAACAGCAAACAATGCCGGGAACCAAAGGCGAAAAAGGAAGCGGGCTGGGCTTAATGCTTTGCAAAGAGTTTATTGAAAGGCATAAGGGTAAAATTTGGGTGGAAAGTTCGTTGGGCAAAGGTTCTGTTTTTTGGATTACGGTGCCGTTAAACGACAAAGTCTTCGATCATTTGTAG
- a CDS encoding transporter substrate-binding domain-containing protein, whose product MVKHCFGIISIVLLFMLAACTSNKNLEDKKKKEHPIIDRDLSEILDDGVLNVVTTYSSTSYFLYRGQPMGYEYELLKRFAEHLGVEYKLEVSNDFETMYEMLMSGKVDLIAYGLTITGKRKELVQFSDYLYLTHQVLVQKKPDNWRKMKWSAVQNSLIHDAIELIDDTVSVRASSSYLNRVENLMDEMGGKIYVDTLPGDLSTDKIIEMVSNGEIKYTFADNNIASINASYYPNLDIRVPVSFSQRMAWALRPNSDELLTELNGWIDSMKNGATYYVIYNKYFKNERSYRQRENSVFYSINHNRISEYDDLIQTYADTMGWDWRLMASMIYQESRFNPVSESWAGAKGLMQMMPQTAERYGVEDRTDPEDNLDGATKVLKVLWDRFIDIPDSVQRIKFTMAAYNCGYSHVIDARTLAEEEGIDSYRWDECVEESMLKLSYPENYNKPFVKYGYVRGIEPVSYVKQIFSRYEHYTQLLE is encoded by the coding sequence ATGGTAAAACATTGCTTTGGTATTATTAGCATCGTCTTGCTTTTTATGTTGGCTGCATGCACCTCAAACAAAAACCTGGAAGACAAAAAGAAAAAGGAGCACCCAATTATCGATCGTGACTTATCTGAGATTTTGGATGATGGCGTTTTGAACGTTGTTACCACTTATAGCAGTACCAGTTACTTTTTGTACCGGGGGCAACCCATGGGTTATGAGTATGAGCTACTTAAGCGTTTCGCCGAGCACCTTGGAGTTGAATACAAACTTGAGGTATCGAATGATTTTGAGACCATGTATGAAATGCTGATGAGCGGAAAAGTTGACCTTATTGCGTATGGATTAACAATTACCGGAAAACGTAAGGAATTGGTGCAGTTTTCCGATTATTTGTATCTCACTCACCAGGTTTTGGTGCAAAAAAAACCCGACAACTGGCGAAAAATGAAATGGAGTGCAGTGCAAAATTCTTTAATTCACGATGCCATTGAGTTGATTGACGATACCGTTTCGGTGCGCGCCAGCTCGTCGTATTTAAACAGGGTAGAAAACCTGATGGACGAGATGGGCGGTAAAATTTATGTTGATACACTGCCCGGCGATTTGTCGACCGATAAAATTATTGAAATGGTGTCGAACGGTGAAATCAAGTACACCTTTGCCGATAATAATATTGCCAGCATTAATGCATCGTATTATCCCAATCTTGATATTCGTGTACCGGTTAGTTTTTCGCAACGTATGGCCTGGGCGCTCCGTCCCAATTCGGATGAATTGCTAACAGAGCTAAACGGCTGGATCGACTCGATGAAAAACGGGGCGACGTATTACGTTATTTATAACAAGTACTTTAAAAACGAACGTTCGTACAGGCAGCGCGAAAACAGTGTTTTTTACAGTATAAACCACAACCGGATAAGTGAATACGACGATTTGATACAAACTTACGCAGATACTATGGGGTGGGACTGGCGCTTAATGGCGTCGATGATCTACCAGGAATCGAGGTTTAATCCGGTGTCTGAATCGTGGGCGGGTGCCAAAGGGCTTATGCAAATGATGCCGCAAACTGCCGAGCGTTATGGAGTTGAGGACAGAACCGATCCTGAGGACAACCTTGATGGTGCAACCAAAGTGTTAAAAGTGTTGTGGGACCGTTTTATTGATATCCCGGATTCGGTGCAGCGTATAAAATTTACAATGGCCGCCTATAATTGTGGTTACAGTCATGTGATAGATGCACGAACACTGGCCGAAGAGGAAGGAATCGACAGTTATCGGTGGGATGAATGCGTGGAGGAGTCGATGTTAAAACTTAGTTATCCGGAGAATTACAATAAGCCTTTTGTAAAATATGGTTATGTGCGCGGAATTGAACCGGTGAGTTATGTGAAACAGATTTTTAGCCGCTACGAGCATTATACCCAGTTGCTGGAATAA
- the fbaA gene encoding class II fructose-bisphosphate aldolase has product MGKIAENVKPGVVTGADVQFIFEEAKANQFAMPAINVVGSSSVNAIMEVAKQVNAPVMIQFSNGGAAFNAGKGLKLEGHEAAVLGAVAGAKHIHTLAEAYGVRVILHTDHAAKKLLPWIDGLLDASEKHFAETGKPLFSSHMLDLSEEPLEENIEISKKYLERMAKMGMTLEIELGITGGEEDGVDNSDVDASKLYTQPEEVCYAYEELSKVSPNFTIAASFGNVHGVYKPGNVKLTPKILDNSQKYIQEKLGTKEKPVNFVFHGGSGSTHEEIREAISYGVVKMNIDTDTQWAYWDGVRAFEAANRDYLQGQIGNPEGDEKPNKKYYDPRVWLRKAEESMIARLKQAFEDLNAIDVQ; this is encoded by the coding sequence ATGGGAAAAATAGCCGAAAACGTTAAGCCGGGAGTTGTTACCGGTGCTGACGTTCAATTTATTTTCGAAGAAGCTAAAGCGAATCAATTTGCTATGCCTGCAATCAATGTTGTAGGTTCTTCTTCAGTTAATGCAATTATGGAAGTTGCCAAACAGGTAAATGCTCCTGTTATGATTCAGTTTTCGAATGGTGGTGCTGCATTTAACGCCGGTAAAGGTTTAAAACTTGAAGGCCATGAAGCAGCTGTTTTAGGTGCTGTTGCAGGTGCAAAACACATTCACACTTTAGCTGAAGCATACGGTGTACGTGTTATCCTGCACACCGATCACGCTGCAAAAAAATTGTTGCCATGGATTGATGGTTTGTTAGATGCCAGCGAAAAACACTTCGCCGAAACCGGTAAACCACTTTTCAGCTCGCACATGCTTGACCTTAGTGAAGAGCCATTGGAAGAGAACATCGAGATCAGCAAAAAATACCTGGAGCGCATGGCCAAAATGGGCATGACACTGGAAATTGAATTGGGTATTACCGGTGGTGAAGAAGATGGTGTTGACAACAGCGATGTTGATGCATCGAAATTGTACACGCAACCGGAAGAAGTTTGCTACGCTTACGAAGAGTTGAGCAAAGTATCGCCAAACTTCACCATTGCGGCATCATTTGGTAACGTGCACGGTGTATACAAACCGGGTAACGTTAAACTGACTCCAAAAATTCTTGATAACTCGCAGAAGTACATTCAGGAGAAACTTGGAACTAAAGAAAAGCCGGTGAACTTTGTATTCCACGGTGGATCAGGTTCTACACACGAAGAAATTCGCGAAGCTATTTCGTACGGTGTTGTTAAAATGAACATCGATACCGATACGCAGTGGGCATACTGGGATGGCGTTCGTGCTTTTGAAGCGGCAAACCGCGACTACCTGCAAGGACAGATTGGCAACCCTGAGGGTGACGAAAAACCAAACAAAAAATACTACGACCCACGTGTTTGGTTACGTAAAGCAGAAGAATCAATGATTGCCCGTTTAAAGCAGGCTTTTGAAGATTTGAATGCTATCGACGTTCAGTAA
- a CDS encoding IS3 family transposase (programmed frameshift) — MIVIKLYLRIMSRERRTFTREFKLNAVELSYSRENIVELAHELKIRPALLYRWRSEFASSQGASFPGNGNPKMTDEEKEIARLKKELADMQMERDIPKKGSRHLFQERWKIYRFITDNSSMFPIEMMCKVLGVSRSGFYFWLKRKPSKRALENDDLMEQIRVIHKKSKGTYGSPRICEELKKGYVHVSRRRIARLMKKANIRSTTKKRFKCTTESRHQFPVAPNLLNREFKVDQQGKVWVSDITYIRTTEGWLYLTVIIDLCDRKVIGWSTSNTLKTNETVVPAWKMAVTNRPITDNLIFHSDRGIQYACTEFKELLATNPCVKQSMSRKADCWDNAVAESFFKTLKTEWIYRNKYATKKHARVSVFEYIETWYNTQRSHSSLNYLSPEEFGELMNKQKLAA, encoded by the exons ATGATTGTAATAAAATTGTATCTTAGAATTATGAGTAGAGAAAGACGAACATTTACACGAGAGTTTAAGCTCAACGCAGTAGAATTGAGTTACTCCAGAGAAAACATTGTTGAATTGGCACATGAGCTAAAAATACGTCCGGCATTACTTTACAGATGGAGGAGCGAATTTGCCAGCTCACAAGGGGCAAGTTTTCCAGGTAATGGCAATCCAAAAATGACGGATGAAGAAAAAGAAATAGCACGTTTGAAAAAAGAGCTTGCCGATATGCAAATGGAAAGGGATATTC CTAAAAAAGGCAGTAGGCATCTTTTCCAAGAGCGATGGAAAATATACCGGTTTATAACCGATAACAGCTCCATGTTTCCCATTGAAATGATGTGTAAAGTATTAGGAGTAAGCAGAAGTGGATTTTATTTCTGGTTAAAAAGGAAGCCCTCAAAACGGGCACTTGAAAATGACGATTTAATGGAACAGATACGAGTGATACATAAAAAGAGCAAAGGAACTTACGGAAGTCCACGCATCTGCGAGGAACTTAAGAAAGGTTATGTTCATGTATCACGACGCCGTATCGCCAGGTTGATGAAAAAAGCTAATATCCGCAGCACCACAAAAAAACGTTTTAAATGCACTACCGAATCCAGACACCAGTTCCCAGTTGCACCGAACCTGTTGAACCGGGAGTTCAAAGTGGATCAGCAAGGAAAAGTATGGGTTTCTGACATTACTTATATCCGAACCACCGAAGGCTGGTTATACCTGACTGTTATTATAGATCTATGTGATCGAAAGGTAATTGGATGGTCTACAAGCAATACGCTTAAAACCAATGAAACAGTTGTTCCTGCATGGAAAATGGCAGTTACAAACCGACCAATAACTGATAATCTGATTTTTCATTCTGACAGGGGAATACAATACGCCTGTACAGAGTTTAAAGAACTTCTGGCAACAAATCCATGTGTAAAACAAAGTATGAGCAGAAAAGCAGATTGTTGGGATAATGCAGTTGCTGAAAGCTTTTTTAAAACCTTAAAAACAGAATGGATTTACAGAAATAAGTATGCCACGAAAAAGCATGCGAGAGTTTCTGTTTTTGAATATATAGAAACCTGGTACAATACGCAGAGAAGCCATTCTTCTTTGAATTATTTGTCACCGGAAGAATTTGGAGAATTAATGAACAAACAAAAATTGGCAGCATAG